TGCGTTCAGGCCGCCGTGGCGCTCCTGGTGATCGTGGTCATCGCGATCGCGGCCTGGCGGCCGGCGGGCTGAGCGTCCGCACCGACGCGACGAGCGCCGCCCGGGGGATGCGGGCGGCGCTCGTCGCGTTCGTCGCGGTGGGGCCGGTCAGAGGATGGGCCTGCCGCCCGTGACGGCGACGCGGGCGCCGGAGACGTAGCTGGCCTCGTCGGAGGCGAGCAGCACGTACACCGGCGCGAGTTCGGCGGGCTGGCCGGGGCGTCCCATCGGCACCTGCTGGCCGAAGCTCTCCACCTTCTCAGGCGGCATCGTCGCGGGGATGAGTGGCGTCCACACCGGACCCGGCGCGACGCTGTTGGCCCGGATGCCGCGCTCCGCGAGCAACTGCGCGAGGGAGGCGGTCATGTTGGCGATCGCCGCCTTGGTCGCTGCGTACGGCAGCAGCTGCGGCGAGGGCATGTCGGAGTTCACGGAGCTCGACGCGATGATCGACGCGCCTTCCTTCAGGTGCGGCAGGGCGGCCTTGACGAGGTGGAAGTACGCGCTGACGTTCGTCGCCCACGTGTAGTCCCACTCGCTGTCCTCGATCTCTTCGAGGGTGTCGTGGCTCATCTGGAAAGCGGCGTTCACGACGAGCACGTCGAGCTTTCCGAGGTGCTGCACCGTCTGCGCGACGAGGTCGCGGCAGTGCGCGGGGTCGGACACGTCGCCGGGCAGCAGGATCGCGCGGCGGCCGGCGTCCTCGACGAACCGGCGGGCCTCCTCGGCATCCTCGTGTTCGTTCAGATAGGCGATCGCGACATCCGCGCCCTCGCGGGCGTATGCCAGGGCGACGGCCTTGCCGATGCCGCTGTCGCCGCCGGTGATCAGCGCGACCTTGCCGTCGAGACGGCCGGAGCCGCGGTAGCTGTCCACGCCGTAATCGGGCCGCGGGTCCATCTCGTGATCGGAACCGGGCACCTCTTGCTGCTGGGCGGGCTGTGACATCTCTGCCTCCTCGGGGTCGGGTCCCCCACTCCACCCGCCCGGCGAGGTGCGCGCACGAGGGTTGACAGCCCTGCGGCGCGTCAGAGCACGCGCGCGCCCGTCCCGTGCGGCACGGGATCGATGTCGAACTCGAACGGCGAGGGTGCACCGCTCCAGAGGTCGAGGTCGAGGGCGTCGGGCAGGGCGAGATGCTCGCCGTGCACGAGGGTGATCGCGTCGGGAAGGCGGATGCCGGATGTCATGGCATCCACGATCCGCCCCCGACCCTGAGGTCCGCACCGTTCGTCCGCGACGTCGGCGCAAGATGTCCGCAAGGGCGCCCCGGGTCAGGCCGCGAGGGCCTCGGGCAGGAGCAGCCCGGCGATGGCGCCGCGGTAGTCGTCGATCATGCGGCGGCGGTCGAGGCGCGGGCGGGCGTCGAGGGCCGCCGCGCGCAGAGCCGTGCGGCACGCCAGCGCGTCGTCCCACGCCGCGGCGACGGCATCCTCGTCGCGGGGGGTGATCAGCCCGAAGCCGTGCACCACGCGCGCGGCGTCGCCCACGTCGGTGGTCACGGGCACGGCTCCGGATGCCGCCCCCTCGGCCAGGCACAACGGCGACGCCTCACCGAAGGCGCTGGTGAGGGCGACGACGTCGGCGGCGCGGTAGAGCTCGGGCATGTCTTCGCGGAGCCCCAGCGGATGCAGATTCGCTCCGGCATCCACGCCGCTCTCCGCCCGCAGGGCGAGGAAGGCGGGATTGTCGGTGGTCATGCCCGCCCCGCAGACGACGTAGTGCGCCGCCGGTGTGCGGCGCGCGTGGCGGGCGACGGCCCGCAGGAACAGCCCCGGGTCCTTCATCGCGTCGAAGCGCGCGGCGAGCATGATGACGGGCGCGGCTTCCGTGATGCCGAGGTCGGCGCGGATGCGTCGACGCTCGGCGCGCGTGCCCGGGCGGAAGCGGCGCGTGTCGATGCCGTTGCCGATGACCCAGGAGTTCTCGGCGGCGACGCCCGCGCGGGCGTACGCGGCGGCGGTGGACTCCGCGCACGCGATCGTGGCCGTCACGGCGCCCGACGCGGCCGCATCGCCCAGCCAGCCGAGGGCGGGACCCGAATGGGTCGGGTCGGAGCGGTGGAGGCACGCGGCCACGGGGCGGTCGGGGAGAAGCCCCGCGCGCTGCAGG
The DNA window shown above is from Microbacterium proteolyticum and carries:
- a CDS encoding SDR family oxidoreductase, coding for MSQPAQQQEVPGSDHEMDPRPDYGVDSYRGSGRLDGKVALITGGDSGIGKAVALAYAREGADVAIAYLNEHEDAEEARRFVEDAGRRAILLPGDVSDPAHCRDLVAQTVQHLGKLDVLVVNAAFQMSHDTLEEIEDSEWDYTWATNVSAYFHLVKAALPHLKEGASIIASSSVNSDMPSPQLLPYAATKAAIANMTASLAQLLAERGIRANSVAPGPVWTPLIPATMPPEKVESFGQQVPMGRPGQPAELAPVYVLLASDEASYVSGARVAVTGGRPIL
- a CDS encoding glycosyltransferase encodes the protein MTRPVRVLSLYEGFFAGGARILHSDVVAGLARDGRQQHRVLSLTSAARRDASLQLARDDTRFRRLRAAGVSIDTFDRIAGDRPLAPEEFTREELHRAAALIAEADVVLSLKEQPLSLVVALQRAGLLPDRPVAACLHRSDPTHSGPALGWLGDAAASGAVTATIACAESTAAAYARAGVAAENSWVIGNGIDTRRFRPGTRAERRRIRADLGITEAAPVIMLAARFDAMKDPGLFLRAVARHARRTPAAHYVVCGAGMTTDNPAFLALRAESGVDAGANLHPLGLREDMPELYRAADVVALTSAFGEASPLCLAEGAASGAVPVTTDVGDAARVVHGFGLITPRDEDAVAAAWDDALACRTALRAAALDARPRLDRRRMIDDYRGAIAGLLLPEALAA